The proteins below are encoded in one region of Paenibacillus sp. YYML68:
- a CDS encoding SDR family NAD(P)-dependent oxidoreductase — MEVNLTGKVALVTGGNNGIGLAIAQTLAKAGAKVAISYLKDAEAAARAVESIRELGAEVVSFQSDLTDVAQADVLANNVREAFGPIDILVNNAGHLVKRVPNAEMEEEHYQKVMDVNFKSCVFMCKAVAKDMIEKKGGKIVNLTSVAAHNGGGPGATIYAAGKGAVLTYTKGLAKELAAHQIQVNGISPGFIGQTAFHSTFTPDAARVATINSIPLGREGTPQDVANLALFLSSSLSDYITGETVEINGGMFMR; from the coding sequence ATTGAAGTAAACCTGACTGGTAAAGTAGCACTCGTAACTGGAGGTAACAACGGTATTGGTCTGGCGATCGCGCAGACGCTGGCTAAAGCAGGTGCGAAGGTAGCGATCAGCTATTTGAAGGATGCAGAGGCAGCTGCTCGTGCTGTAGAGAGTATTCGTGAGCTTGGTGCTGAGGTTGTATCGTTCCAGTCTGACCTGACTGATGTTGCACAAGCAGATGTGCTAGCGAACAACGTTCGTGAAGCATTCGGTCCGATCGACATTCTGGTTAACAACGCAGGCCATCTGGTTAAGCGTGTGCCGAATGCTGAGATGGAAGAAGAGCATTACCAGAAGGTTATGGATGTGAACTTCAAATCTTGCGTGTTCATGTGCAAGGCCGTTGCTAAAGATATGATCGAGAAGAAGGGCGGCAAGATCGTAAACCTGACGTCTGTAGCAGCTCATAACGGCGGCGGACCTGGCGCTACGATCTATGCAGCGGGCAAGGGCGCTGTACTGACATATACAAAAGGACTCGCGAAGGAACTCGCGGCGCACCAAATTCAAGTCAATGGCATCTCCCCTGGCTTCATCGGCCAGACGGCGTTCCACTCGACGTTCACACCTGATGCAGCACGTGTTGCTACGATTAACTCGATCCCACTCGGACGTGAAGGCACGCCGCAGGATGTAGCGAATCTTGCTCTCTTCCTGAGCTCGAGCTTGTCCGATTACATTACGGGAGAAACCGTAGAAATCAACGGCGGGATGTTCATGCGATGA
- a CDS encoding DUF4962 domain-containing protein: MKTTYEPASGILTVLYQPDESTKLLENPPRFTWMPAQLDDDQYVLQISSSPDFDEASTQSFAPIPYNLFTPDTALSPGTYYWRYALVDESEKRCSEWSTVRKFNVSEGLPETPLPSRAERYASTDATHPRLWLQASELQKFREQVLADPSYCGWNEFYEKSVLPWTTRELIAEPAPYPDNKRVAKLWRKMYMDCQETLYAIRHLSVAGVVLEDAELIAHAKRWLMHVVSWNPEGTTSRDYNDESSFRIAGALAWGYDWLYAHMNEEERTAVRDVLLQRTEQVAFHVIERSKIHQVPYDSHAVRSLSSVLTPCCIAMLHEEPKAKEWLDYTLEYYAGLYSPWGGEDGGWAEGPMYWTTQMAFVTEAVNLIRKYTGHNFYKRPFFDKTGDFPLYCFSPDTLRASFGDQSTLGDPVSLKTGFNIRQYAGNTGNGMYQWYYEQTRKLDPEAEKKFYNYGWWDFRFDEMMYQFDYPSVEAVEPVDVEPLKWFRDIGWVAMHEKMHDPNEHIMFLTKSSRYGSVSHSHGDQNAFLLHAYGEPLAIESGYYVAFGSTMHRNWRRQTRSTNNILIDGKGQYAGTDKVLNMAAKGVIELAEQRADGVGYVRANATAAYLENVPYLKKYIRETYFINKSYFVIVDSVDLDQPGSIDWLFHTRNEMQLKGQSFRVVGEKAELDGRFIYSSSGDLALSQQNEFLDVDPSEIEGLAKEWHLTAKTKSARSHRLVTLLVPMKKGDTKYVSYFMDDQDHGVHLYLTDQGITKKVEISKAY; this comes from the coding sequence ATGAAAACGACTTATGAACCAGCAAGCGGCATATTGACTGTCCTGTACCAACCCGACGAATCGACGAAGCTCTTGGAGAATCCTCCACGCTTCACCTGGATGCCTGCTCAGCTTGACGATGACCAATATGTGCTGCAAATCAGCAGCTCGCCCGACTTCGACGAGGCTAGTACGCAATCGTTCGCACCGATTCCTTACAATCTATTCACGCCTGACACAGCATTGTCGCCTGGAACATACTACTGGCGTTATGCACTTGTGGATGAGTCCGAGAAGCGCTGCAGCGAGTGGAGCACGGTTCGTAAGTTCAACGTGAGCGAAGGTCTTCCGGAAACACCGCTTCCTAGCCGCGCAGAGCGTTATGCGAGCACCGATGCAACTCACCCTCGCCTGTGGCTGCAAGCGTCGGAGCTGCAGAAGTTCCGTGAGCAGGTGCTTGCTGACCCGAGCTACTGCGGCTGGAACGAGTTCTATGAGAAGTCCGTGCTGCCGTGGACGACACGCGAGCTGATCGCCGAGCCTGCACCGTATCCGGACAACAAGCGCGTCGCGAAGCTGTGGCGGAAGATGTACATGGACTGCCAGGAAACGCTGTACGCGATTCGTCATTTGTCGGTCGCAGGTGTTGTGCTTGAGGACGCAGAGCTGATCGCTCACGCAAAGCGCTGGCTCATGCATGTCGTAAGCTGGAACCCGGAAGGTACGACTTCCCGTGATTATAACGATGAGTCGTCGTTCCGTATCGCCGGTGCCCTTGCATGGGGCTATGACTGGCTGTATGCCCACATGAACGAAGAAGAGCGTACGGCGGTTCGAGATGTGCTGCTACAGCGTACAGAGCAGGTAGCCTTCCACGTTATCGAGCGCTCCAAGATTCATCAGGTGCCTTACGACAGCCATGCGGTGCGTTCCTTGTCCTCCGTGCTTACTCCTTGCTGCATTGCGATGCTGCATGAAGAGCCGAAGGCGAAGGAATGGCTGGACTATACGCTCGAGTACTACGCAGGCTTGTATTCCCCATGGGGCGGAGAGGACGGCGGCTGGGCGGAAGGTCCGATGTACTGGACGACGCAGATGGCTTTCGTTACTGAGGCGGTTAACCTGATTCGCAAATATACAGGCCATAACTTCTACAAGCGTCCGTTCTTCGATAAGACAGGCGACTTCCCGCTCTACTGCTTCAGCCCGGATACACTCCGCGCAAGCTTCGGCGACCAGTCGACGCTCGGTGATCCAGTAAGCTTGAAGACAGGCTTCAACATTCGCCAATATGCAGGTAACACGGGCAACGGTATGTACCAGTGGTACTACGAGCAGACTCGGAAGCTTGACCCTGAGGCGGAGAAGAAGTTCTACAACTACGGCTGGTGGGACTTCCGCTTCGATGAGATGATGTATCAGTTCGACTATCCGAGCGTAGAGGCTGTAGAGCCTGTAGATGTTGAGCCGCTGAAATGGTTCCGTGACATCGGCTGGGTAGCCATGCACGAGAAGATGCACGATCCGAACGAGCACATTATGTTCCTGACGAAGAGCAGCCGCTACGGCTCCGTCAGCCACAGCCACGGCGATCAGAACGCATTCCTGCTGCACGCTTATGGCGAGCCGCTTGCGATCGAGTCGGGCTATTATGTCGCGTTCGGCTCGACGATGCACCGCAACTGGCGCAGACAAACCCGTTCGACGAACAACATCTTGATCGACGGTAAGGGTCAATATGCTGGTACGGATAAGGTTCTGAACATGGCAGCTAAGGGCGTTATCGAGTTAGCTGAGCAGAGAGCAGATGGCGTCGGCTACGTGCGTGCCAATGCGACAGCTGCTTACCTCGAGAACGTGCCTTACTTGAAGAAATATATTCGTGAGACGTACTTCATCAACAAATCGTACTTCGTTATCGTCGATTCCGTTGATCTGGATCAGCCGGGCTCGATTGATTGGCTGTTCCATACGCGCAATGAGATGCAGCTGAAGGGACAATCGTTCCGCGTCGTTGGAGAGAAGGCCGAGCTGGACGGTCGATTCATCTACAGCTCGTCCGGCGATTTGGCTCTGTCGCAGCAGAACGAGTTCCTCGATGTGGATCCTTCCGAGATCGAAGGACTGGCGAAGGAATGGCACCTTACAGCGAAGACGAAGTCTGCTCGCAGCCACCGCCTCGTAACACTGCTCGTACCGATGAAGAAGGGCGATACGAAGTATGTGTCCTACTTCATGGACGATCAGGATCACGGCGTTCATCTCTACTTGACGGATCAAGGCATTACGAAGAAGGTAGAGATCAGTAAGGCGTATTAA
- a CDS encoding helix-turn-helix domain-containing protein — protein sequence MNELHLQPQTGRIQLLHHYYWHEKPSFQLDEDTYPHWGIFAVEQGGFRFGIGDDEDGEATFGDWVVCPPNTPFRREVIQPKPLTFHFLRFEWATAPSMLPMGKITFRDRERLSSAYRYMQQLSALPEEQALLWRNRFVQELWDGYVLQHMLPEPAPSDPVCDDSLMLAARRKLQERAFHALSMNELAAECSLSPVQFTRRFKTAFGCTASDYVRELRLAESKRLLTETSLTIEQVAHRSGYDNGFYFSRVFSRHIQMSPSEYRRAHRV from the coding sequence ATGAATGAGCTTCACCTTCAGCCTCAGACCGGTCGCATACAGCTGCTTCATCATTATTATTGGCATGAGAAGCCATCGTTCCAGCTTGACGAGGATACATATCCCCACTGGGGCATCTTCGCTGTGGAGCAAGGCGGCTTCCGCTTCGGAATCGGCGATGACGAGGACGGTGAAGCGACGTTCGGCGATTGGGTCGTATGTCCGCCCAATACACCGTTTCGCAGGGAGGTCATCCAGCCGAAGCCGCTCACCTTCCACTTCCTGCGGTTCGAGTGGGCGACAGCACCATCCATGCTGCCGATGGGCAAGATAACGTTCAGGGACCGCGAGCGACTCAGCTCCGCTTACCGATACATGCAGCAGCTATCTGCACTCCCCGAGGAGCAGGCGCTGCTATGGCGCAATCGATTCGTGCAAGAGCTGTGGGACGGGTATGTGCTGCAGCACATGCTGCCAGAGCCAGCGCCGAGTGACCCCGTCTGCGACGATTCGCTGATGCTCGCTGCAAGGCGCAAGCTGCAGGAGCGGGCCTTCCATGCCTTGTCGATGAACGAGCTTGCAGCGGAGTGCAGCCTAAGTCCCGTTCAGTTCACACGCCGCTTCAAGACCGCCTTCGGCTGCACCGCCTCCGATTATGTGCGCGAGCTTCGTCTGGCCGAGAGCAAGCGACTGCTGACAGAGACCTCTCTGACTATTGAGCAGGTTGCACATCGCTCAGGGTACGACAATGGCTTCTACTTCAGCCGCGTCTTCTCCCGCCATATACAAATGAGCCCTTCGGAATACCGAAGGGCCCATCGGGTGTAG
- a CDS encoding family 43 glycosylhydrolase — MRQESAAMRRARERNYQKDSTWYCQFKYSEVHGLGYEEGVHRRDPSSIIKVGETYYVWYTKSIGPSVGYDTGDLDAKVWPWDWSDIWYATSADGIHWQEQGVAVCRGESGSYDDRSVFTPEILAHDGHYYLVYQVVQHPYLRRSKEHIGMAQSDSPNGPWMKLNEPILSPASNGEWFGDVDNRHLVKARGDFDSHKTNDPCLFYYNHQFYLYYKGYPMGEQLTCAGRETKWGVAIADRPEGPYIKSEYNPITNSGHETLLWPYRDGMAALLTTDGPERNTIQYARDGLQFEIEAYIEHPPEAGGPYRSEQPDLHPLEGLRWGLSHEINSKWHYMIRFEVDESTKHLCNNRFNH; from the coding sequence ATGCGACAAGAAAGTGCAGCGATGCGCAGAGCGCGGGAACGTAACTATCAGAAGGACAGCACCTGGTATTGTCAATTCAAGTATTCTGAGGTTCACGGTCTCGGCTATGAGGAAGGTGTTCACCGCCGCGATCCTAGCAGTATTATTAAGGTTGGAGAAACGTACTATGTGTGGTATACGAAATCGATCGGTCCGAGCGTCGGCTACGATACAGGCGATCTGGACGCGAAGGTATGGCCATGGGATTGGTCGGACATCTGGTATGCGACGTCAGCCGATGGTATCCATTGGCAAGAGCAAGGTGTTGCCGTGTGCCGCGGGGAGAGCGGCTCTTACGATGATCGCAGCGTCTTCACACCCGAGATTCTTGCGCATGACGGTCACTATTATCTCGTCTATCAGGTCGTTCAGCATCCTTATCTCAGACGCTCCAAGGAACATATCGGCATGGCGCAATCCGATAGTCCGAATGGACCGTGGATGAAGCTTAACGAGCCGATTCTGTCGCCTGCGAGCAACGGCGAATGGTTTGGAGATGTGGATAACCGTCATCTGGTGAAGGCGAGGGGCGACTTCGACAGCCATAAGACGAACGATCCGTGCTTATTTTATTACAACCATCAGTTCTACCTCTATTATAAAGGGTATCCGATGGGCGAGCAGCTGACGTGTGCCGGACGGGAAACGAAGTGGGGAGTCGCCATCGCCGACCGCCCGGAAGGTCCCTATATCAAGTCCGAATACAACCCGATCACGAACAGTGGTCACGAAACGCTCCTCTGGCCGTATCGAGACGGCATGGCAGCGCTCTTGACGACGGATGGACCGGAGCGCAATACGATTCAATATGCCCGTGATGGCCTGCAATTCGAGATCGAAGCGTATATCGAGCATCCGCCTGAGGCGGGCGGACCTTACCGCTCCGAGCAGCCAGACCTGCACCCCTTGGAGGGACTGCGCTGGGGCTTATCTCATGAGATCAACAGCAAGTGGCATTACATGATCCGGTTCGAGGTAGACGAGTCAACGAAGCACTTGTGCAACAATCGATTCAATCATTAA
- a CDS encoding heparinase II/III family protein yields the protein MRIYEKLQTTQWSGEVLEQLRKELDAFAESGMTIPHEPGGWWHQYVCPEHHAELLFNPFEANAEQFHCPHGCVVSGEPYRGGWLVFKHQSLARYALQAAAVYAGTHDARYAELGRTIITSYALQFPNYPVHPDAQPWMLKGRAFHQALTEAIWSTTLIRAYLLLLDEGVKFDEDAEPLTRFFAMLEESMTLYRHILIHERKNAENNYTAWLNASLASVYAATGKSEKLSGLIGGEGGIRHHLTIGVMPDQFEFEGSTYYHVFVLRAYLIAAEMAERMQVDIFSIQGEQGQTYEGMLDVLAAMANDQGELPALHDGPYARVPYAREIAEVFEIGYSKYKKAAYLPVLAEAYRQLSAAEKLPRVFRCSLESLVYGEQEVDPSSAGARQATSLLLPESGFAIGRTAGNPLSFLVDFGPHGGSHGHYDKLHISLEHRDGTLAPELGMVPYGSNLRKDWYAETASHNTVSVGGRSQQPHTGELMKWQEAEGSVYGWLRSTEAYEGAVMNRHLYMNATLLVDVFQVELEKSDTIDWWYHGAGTLTAQGAQAEPSAALEFNAVHANAGVSLGEAESAGYAYVRSVSRHVTEQAGEARAFLQQSQGAQAAISLWCTPYTELHQVVYPGTADDPSRPMSGICIRTSGLAATFIAVYQNGDAPAELDLSGCSIEGGVMTGGSFVVRAAGQAWKYSLDQEQGLRCELV from the coding sequence ATGAGAATATACGAGAAGCTTCAGACTACACAATGGTCCGGCGAAGTACTTGAGCAGCTCCGCAAGGAGCTCGACGCTTTTGCAGAAAGCGGAATGACGATTCCGCATGAGCCGGGCGGCTGGTGGCATCAATACGTATGCCCGGAGCATCATGCGGAGCTTCTGTTTAATCCATTCGAAGCGAATGCAGAGCAATTTCATTGTCCGCACGGCTGCGTCGTAAGCGGTGAGCCGTATCGCGGCGGCTGGCTCGTGTTCAAGCATCAGTCACTCGCCCGCTATGCGCTGCAGGCGGCGGCTGTATATGCTGGAACGCACGATGCCCGCTATGCGGAGCTGGGACGCACCATCATTACGAGCTATGCTCTTCAGTTCCCGAACTATCCGGTACATCCGGACGCGCAGCCTTGGATGCTGAAGGGCCGCGCGTTCCATCAGGCATTAACCGAGGCGATCTGGTCCACAACCTTAATTCGTGCTTACTTGCTTCTTCTTGATGAAGGTGTGAAGTTCGATGAGGATGCGGAGCCGCTGACGCGCTTCTTCGCTATGCTCGAAGAGAGCATGACGCTGTACCGCCACATTCTGATTCACGAGAGAAAGAATGCGGAGAACAACTATACAGCGTGGCTGAACGCATCCCTCGCAAGCGTATATGCAGCGACGGGAAAAAGCGAGAAGCTGAGCGGTCTGATCGGCGGCGAGGGTGGCATTCGCCATCACTTGACGATCGGTGTTATGCCGGATCAGTTCGAGTTCGAGGGCAGCACGTATTACCACGTGTTCGTGCTTCGCGCGTACTTGATCGCAGCGGAGATGGCAGAGCGTATGCAGGTAGACATCTTCAGTATTCAAGGTGAGCAAGGTCAGACCTACGAGGGTATGCTCGACGTACTGGCTGCAATGGCTAACGATCAGGGCGAGCTTCCTGCCCTGCACGATGGTCCATATGCACGCGTTCCTTATGCAAGAGAGATTGCCGAAGTGTTCGAGATCGGTTATTCGAAATACAAGAAGGCTGCTTACTTGCCAGTTCTCGCAGAGGCATACCGTCAACTGAGCGCCGCGGAGAAGCTTCCTCGCGTGTTCCGCTGCTCGCTGGAATCGCTCGTGTATGGTGAGCAAGAGGTAGATCCTAGCTCAGCTGGTGCGCGTCAGGCTACATCGCTGTTGCTTCCGGAATCAGGCTTCGCCATCGGACGTACAGCGGGCAATCCGTTGTCGTTCCTCGTGGACTTCGGTCCGCACGGCGGCTCCCACGGACATTACGATAAGCTACATATTAGCTTAGAGCACCGTGACGGCACGCTGGCACCGGAGCTCGGCATGGTGCCATACGGCTCGAACCTGCGCAAGGACTGGTACGCAGAGACGGCGAGCCACAACACCGTATCCGTTGGTGGCCGCTCGCAGCAGCCGCATACTGGCGAATTGATGAAGTGGCAAGAAGCTGAGGGCAGCGTATACGGTTGGCTGCGCTCAACCGAAGCGTATGAAGGTGCGGTTATGAACCGTCACCTCTATATGAATGCTACGCTACTCGTCGATGTATTCCAGGTCGAGCTGGAGAAGTCCGATACGATTGATTGGTGGTATCACGGAGCAGGCACCTTGACAGCGCAGGGAGCACAAGCGGAGCCGTCTGCAGCACTTGAGTTCAACGCTGTTCATGCGAATGCGGGCGTCAGCTTAGGTGAGGCGGAATCTGCAGGATATGCGTACGTACGTTCGGTGTCGCGTCATGTGACCGAACAAGCGGGCGAAGCACGTGCGTTCTTGCAGCAGTCGCAAGGAGCACAAGCTGCGATTTCGTTGTGGTGCACACCTTATACCGAGCTGCATCAGGTCGTATATCCAGGTACAGCCGACGATCCTTCGCGTCCGATGAGCGGAATCTGCATCCGTACCTCGGGTCTGGCTGCAACCTTTATTGCTGTGTACCAGAATGGAGACGCTCCTGCTGAGCTCGATCTGTCTGGTTGCAGCATCGAGGGCGGCGTCATGACTGGCGGCAGCTTCGTTGTGCGTGCGGCAGGTCAAGCATGGAAGTACTCGCTCGATCAAGAGCAAGGACTTCGCTGCGAGCTTGTATAA
- a CDS encoding FAD-dependent oxidoreductase, whose protein sequence is MRQETVKTDLTVIGGGLAGVCAAVAAARLGHTVALVNNRPVLGGNSSSEVRVWVCGATGHGTHRYARETGIMGEMFVENQYTNPEGNPYYWDLVVHETVKRETNIQLFLNTDVHEVEADGDEDERRIRSVTGWMMGSERRIRLESEVYLDCTGDGLVGFLAGAKYRLGREARSEFNEDWAPEAADDITLGSTLLFYTKDAGKPVKYVKPSFAIDVTQTTIPLRRVIRSGDNGCAYWWIEWGGELDTVHDNERIRDELWAVIYGIWDYIKNSGQFDSEQMTLEWVGTVPGKREYRRFVGDYMLNQNDIIAQQLFEDRVAYGGWSIDLHPPQGVYSEESGSKHLHADGNYHIPFRSLYSVNVSNMLMAGRNMSATHVAFGTTRVMATCAVIGEAAGTGAALCVKYGISPRDVYHDHLEELQQTLLRQDASVLGLRNADPLDQARLASVKSSSTMQRIAIEHPVQPESLDADMGILFPVHPSLDVVELLLDAKANTSITVELYATGKPQNYVPHERITSCTVEVAAGQLQWVRFNIQWKPASAQNAFLVVKAAEGVALYRSNEPFTGVLCFRKGCQPIVDRRLEDQPQQPVLQWSTQKLDRQPLCFRVTSPTLAYSEANVLNGYTRPYGGPNMWRSERLNGKEAFIELSWPEPMAMSEIHLTWNDEVNEDLINLHHHRTPFDIIPELAKNYRLEAWVDDSWTVVLQERDNRKRKRVHRLEQRLHTAQLRVIIEETNGAPCAELIEVRVYA, encoded by the coding sequence ATGCGACAGGAGACGGTGAAGACAGATCTTACAGTCATCGGCGGCGGTCTTGCCGGCGTGTGCGCTGCGGTAGCTGCCGCGAGGCTCGGTCATACGGTTGCTCTGGTCAACAACCGACCGGTGCTAGGCGGCAACTCCAGCAGTGAGGTTCGGGTATGGGTGTGCGGCGCAACCGGACACGGCACCCACCGCTATGCGAGAGAAACCGGCATTATGGGCGAGATGTTCGTCGAGAACCAGTATACGAATCCGGAAGGTAATCCGTATTATTGGGATCTTGTCGTACACGAGACAGTGAAGAGGGAGACGAACATTCAGCTATTCCTGAACACGGACGTTCATGAGGTGGAGGCGGATGGGGATGAGGACGAGCGGCGCATTCGTTCGGTCACCGGATGGATGATGGGCTCGGAGCGACGTATTCGTTTGGAGAGCGAGGTGTATCTGGACTGCACGGGGGATGGACTGGTTGGCTTCCTGGCAGGAGCGAAATATCGGCTAGGTCGGGAGGCGCGGAGCGAATTCAACGAGGATTGGGCTCCGGAGGCAGCGGACGACATTACGCTCGGCAGCACGCTGCTATTCTATACGAAGGATGCGGGTAAGCCGGTCAAGTACGTGAAGCCCAGCTTCGCCATCGATGTGACGCAGACGACGATACCTCTTCGTCGGGTCATTCGCAGCGGGGACAACGGCTGTGCGTATTGGTGGATCGAGTGGGGCGGCGAGCTCGACACCGTCCACGACAACGAGCGAATTCGCGATGAGCTGTGGGCCGTCATTTATGGCATATGGGATTATATCAAGAATTCGGGCCAATTCGATTCGGAGCAGATGACGCTCGAGTGGGTCGGCACCGTTCCTGGTAAAAGAGAGTACCGCCGCTTCGTCGGCGATTATATGCTGAATCAGAACGATATTATCGCTCAGCAGCTGTTCGAGGATCGGGTCGCATACGGAGGCTGGTCGATCGACCTCCATCCGCCGCAGGGCGTATACTCGGAGGAGAGCGGCTCGAAGCATCTGCATGCGGATGGCAATTATCACATTCCATTCCGCTCGTTGTACTCGGTGAATGTGAGTAACATGCTGATGGCAGGGCGCAATATGAGTGCGACGCATGTCGCCTTCGGGACGACGCGAGTGATGGCGACATGTGCGGTCATCGGTGAGGCAGCGGGAACAGGTGCAGCGCTGTGCGTCAAGTATGGCATATCGCCGCGTGACGTATACCACGACCATCTGGAGGAGCTGCAGCAGACGCTGCTTCGTCAAGATGCCTCGGTGCTCGGGCTGCGCAATGCGGACCCGCTGGATCAAGCGAGGCTGGCCAGCGTGAAGTCATCCAGTACGATGCAGCGCATCGCCATCGAGCATCCCGTTCAGCCCGAATCCCTCGACGCCGATATGGGGATCTTGTTCCCGGTCCATCCTTCCCTGGACGTAGTCGAGCTGCTGCTCGATGCCAAGGCGAACACATCTATTACGGTAGAGCTCTATGCAACCGGCAAGCCGCAAAATTACGTTCCGCACGAGCGGATCACCAGCTGTACCGTTGAAGTGGCGGCTGGACAGCTGCAATGGGTACGCTTCAACATCCAATGGAAGCCAGCCTCCGCGCAAAATGCGTTCCTCGTCGTGAAGGCAGCGGAGGGAGTAGCTCTATACCGCTCCAATGAACCATTCACGGGCGTGCTCTGCTTCCGCAAAGGGTGTCAGCCGATCGTCGATCGAAGGCTGGAGGACCAGCCGCAGCAGCCGGTGCTGCAGTGGAGCACGCAGAAGCTGGATCGTCAGCCGCTCTGCTTCCGTGTGACCTCGCCTACGCTTGCTTACTCCGAAGCGAACGTATTGAACGGGTACACGCGGCCGTACGGCGGACCGAATATGTGGAGAAGCGAGCGACTGAACGGCAAGGAGGCATTCATTGAGCTGAGCTGGCCGGAGCCAATGGCCATGTCAGAGATTCATCTGACGTGGAATGATGAAGTGAATGAAGATCTTATCAACCTGCATCATCATCGCACTCCGTTCGACATCATTCCTGAGCTGGCGAAGAATTACCGCCTGGAGGCGTGGGTCGATGACAGCTGGACGGTCGTACTGCAGGAGCGGGACAACCGCAAGCGCAAGCGTGTACATCGCTTGGAGCAGCGACTGCATACGGCACAGCTGCGAGTCATCATCGAAGAGACGAATGGCGCGCCTTGTGCGGAGCTGATCGAGGTACGAGTGTATGCGTGA